A genomic segment from Diospyros lotus cultivar Yz01 chromosome 5, ASM1463336v1, whole genome shotgun sequence encodes:
- the LOC127802158 gene encoding secreted RxLR effector protein 161-like, producing MLGLSQSSYIDKILVRFSMDQCKGALIPFRHGLGLSSRDCPKTEEEKARMSRIPYASAVGSLMYAMLCTWPDICFAVGMISRFQSNPGEAQWQAVKHILKYLKATKDYMLVYRADDLVPVGYTDSDFQADKDERKSTNGYVFTLSRGAISWRSIKQSCIADSTMEAEYVAASEASKEAVWL from the coding sequence ATGTTAGGTTTATCCCAATCTTCTTATATTGACAAGATATTGGTCAGGTTCAGCATGGATCAGTGTAAAGGGGCATTAATTCCTTTTAGACATGGATTGGGCTTATCTTCCAGGGACTGTCCCAAGACAGAGGAAGAAAAGGCGCGCATGagtaggattccttatgcttcagctGTAGGAAGTCTCATGTATGCCATGCTGTGTACCTGGCCAGATATTTGCTTTGCTGTAGGCATGATAAGCAGATTTCAGTCAAATCCAGGGGAAGCACAGTGGCAAGCTGTAAAGCATATACTCAAATACCTTAAGGCTACTAAGGATTATATGCTAGTCTACAGAGCTGATGACTTAGTTCCAGTAGGCTACACAGACTCAGATTTCCAGGCTGAtaaggatgaaagaaaatccACTAATGGATATGTTTTCACCTTGTCTAGAGGAGCTATTTCATGGCGGAGTATCAAGCAATCTTGTATTGCTGATTCCACCATGgaagctgagtatgtagcagcATCAGAGGCGTCCAAGGAAGCAGTTTGGCTCTGA
- the LOC127802159 gene encoding secreted RxLR effector protein 161-like translates to MLGLSQSSYIDKILVRFSMDQCKGALIPFRHGLGLSSRDCPKTEEEKARMSRIPYASAVGSLMYAMLCTWPDICFAVGMISRFQSNPGEAQWQAVKHILKYLKATKDYMLVYRADDLVPVGYTDSDFQADKDERKSTNGYVFTLSGGAISWRSIKQSCIADSTMEAEYVAASEASKEAVWL, encoded by the coding sequence ATGTTAGGTTTATCCCAATCTTCTTATATTGACAAGATATTGGTCAGGTTCAGCATGGATCAGTGTAAAGGGGCATTAATTCCTTTTAGACATGGATTGGGCTTATCTTCCAGGGACTGTCCCAAGACAGAGGAAGAAAAGGCGCGCATGagtaggattccttatgcttcagctGTAGGAAGTCTCATGTATGCCATGCTGTGTACCTGGCCAGATATTTGCTTTGCTGTAGGCATGATAAGCAGATTTCAGTCAAATCCAGGGGAAGCACAGTGGCAAGCTGTAAAGCATATACTCAAATACCTTAAGGCTACTAAGGATTATATGCTAGTCTACAGAGCTGATGACTTAGTTCCAGTAGGCTACACAGACTCAGATTTCCAGGCTGAtaaggatgaaagaaaatccACTAATGGATATGTTTTCACCTTGTCTGGAGGAGCTATTTCATGGCGGAGTATCAAGCAATCTTGTATTGCTGATTCCACCATGgaagctgagtatgtagcagcATCAGAGGCGTCCAAGGAAGCAGTTTGGCTCTGA